TGTTTTTAGGGGAGGTTTTTCATGCGTCATCCCCACACCGCTTCAGCTTTTTGGAAGCTAAGACATACTGTGAGCAGCAGGGAGCTCAACTAGCCACCACTGGCCAACTGTACGCCGCATGGAATGATGGTCTGAACCACTGCAGTCCTGGCTGGCTTGCTGATGGAAGCGTTCGCTACCCCATCGTGACCCCTCGTGAACGGTGTGGGGGTTCTGAACCTGGTGTGAAGACAGTTTATCGTTTTAGCAATCAAACAGGATTCCCCGAACCACACACTCACTATGACACCTACTGCTTCAGAGGtatttacagatatttttacatttgaatttttctaAAAGTTTACCAAACTGTCTTATTCAATTTCACCTGAAGTCCACCGATGCCCAGTGGGGCTATGAAAGAGTAAAagaatgattggtcattttcttaaaaaaaaaaaaaaaatatatatatatatatatatatatcacgcATCATGCGtagttagttcttcatctgcactgtaaaaaacaatttgttgagtcaacttaaaataatttgttacctggctgccttaaaattttaagttcagtcaattcaaaaaaagtttattgaacttgaaatgttaaattatactaaatggcaacttagatatttgagttgattcaacttaaaattttaaggcagctgggttacttaccatctgttaagtttaacaaacacaaatatctttgtacaacttaacatttcaagttgactaaacttatttgagttgactgaacttaaaattttaaggcagcaaggtaacaaatgattttaagttgactcaacaaattgtgttttttattttttacagtgtgggtaCTCCGAGTAAAGAAGGGAGAGCAGGGCGAATCGGCATACAtcgttttatctttttttgtaaagggtgtttgattttctatGCACAttcgttttgtaaacactgggtctgtacttccgcctacatcacgcatgacctttccaacctgactatgtaatgtgtgaatttgtggatgcagagctagtacaagatgagcatttgtggttaaaaagtatatacatttttaattttttttagaaaatgactaatcattttgctagacaagacccttattccttggctgggattgtgtagagtcctctgaagctgcattaaaactgcaatttggacctttaacccactgattcccattgaagtccactatatagagaaaaatcctggaatgtttttctcaaaaaccttcatttctttccgactgaagaaagaaagacatgcaaATTCTGGATGACGTAGGAGTGAGAAAATCATCAggaaattgttattctggagtgaactaaacctttaagacaatatttttcttacgttataaattgatttttttacataaaagaaaGGGAGTCCTTCCCAATGATATCATTGAGGTCTTTGGGATCGAAATGTTTGAAAACTCCTGACTATCAATCCCATATAGTCATAACCTTTGGTTAATGGTATCTCTTCTATTCTTCCTCTGCAGCTAACAGCAACTCTCAGACAGTCCCACCCATAGATCATATGGCAACAGAGCCAGAGGATCCCGAGCAGCATATTGTGACTTTAGCAGATTCCCATGAGGAGTACAGTGTGGATCAGATCACTCAGCAGTCAGAAAATGAAGCTCAGGGGGCTGTTGAGTCCTTCCCCATTTATAGCATGCAGACTACTTCAGAACCTGAGGAACACAGCCACACCACAAGCCCTCAGTTGGATGAAAATAGCACCTATACAGAGTCCACCACCCCAACCAGCACAGAGAGGTATCTTGAGTCCACTGAGGTCACCTGGCAAAAAGTTGAGTCTGTTCCAGAGATTTACATTGATGCAAAATACATTGATTTCACACAAAAAGGAGAACCAGAAATAAAAGCTTCAGCAATTGATGGTGTTGAGAGCAGCAATCATAGACACTATCAACCAATGCCAGATACCAACTTACAGCCGGGAGAGCCCGTCGACTTCATCCCACCTACAGAGGCTCAGCCAGAGACAACAGAGGAGCCACCCTCTCAACCGAAGGAGATAGATGGGTCCAAACACTTCCAACCCATGCCTGAAACCAACCTGGAGGATGAGGATAAAGATAATGTGACTAGTGAGATCTCCATGACCACTGAGGGTACTACAGTGGAATATGACTCAAGCAGTGCCAACGCAACTCAGCATGCTCCAGTCCAGTCAAGTCCCTCAACATCCCTACCTGAAGGTGCTACAGTAGAAGAAGATGCAGGAAAAATCACAGAAACTCCAGAGTCAGATGAAGACCTGGGTCTTTTTACACACACATCTCAGTCCACCTCAACAAGCACATCCAGCACTGAAGGTTGGTTGGAGGGTTCTGGTGAAGATTTGACCTTGATATCCACACAAAAATCCGAACATCTGGTCACATCAGATGGGTCACCAGAACATCTGGTCACATCAGATGGGTCACCAGAACATCTGGTCACCTCAGATAAATCATATGGAGCATCTACACCTGAGACTATGACAGAGAGCTTCTCATTAACGCATCTGAACAGTATTAGCACAAGTAAGTGAAAAGAAACAAACTACTTTTACAGTTCATCAGcaaataatattattgtgtGCCTTTTTAGTAACCACAAATATACTGAAATCAGAGTTGTATGCCATTCAGAAATGAATTGAGAATGCCtcaattaaaggggtcatgacatgatcTTTTGGCATCTTATGAGGTTTTTGTATCATTAAATCATCATTcaagtttcatagcttaaaacATCATCCTtgttataaacaaagcatttatttaatcaagcttcaaaaacagcttgtttggATCTGACGTGAAAGATGGAATCACCTGGATGCaagcattttcataaacacTGCCTCCGGAGCAAGACATCAACAAATATCTTTTCACCATAGGTTCTGCCCACTGGTGTTCACAATGCGAGTGTCACGTCGCGCTGCGTCAAAAGCCAGTAGAAATTCCACGTGCTTGAGTCTGTCATCAATAGGACAAATGGAGTCAAAGAACATTCGATTTGATGCGTTCGGTTTAAACAGCTTGTTCGcgtctttgtacagatatcagaaggtTCCCACCATAAGGAACAGCTTGTTTGGATCTGAGGTGCAAGATGATGTCACCCGGgcataaacatttgcataaacactgtttgttttagacagggtcagaatgagggttgaaaataattttttttccacatatttttttgtgtgcaaaaaaaacctttattaacATCaaagtaaacctcaaggaacatattcagataataaaaaacaaatccatgtcatgaccccttttaCTGAAATTCAAAGAGATCAATATTTGATatgttttaggaaaaaaaaatatttttaaggttTATAGGCTTTATGGACagagaaaattatttaaacgattggatggatggatggatggatggatggatggatggatggattccATATCCCAGTAATGGTTTGCCTTATAAATTACAATGAAATTGTTGTGTTTGATTTTTTCACATTGCAGCTTTTAAACCCAGACATGAAGACAGTTCTGCAGACCATCAAAATGCTGAGGAGACCTCAACTGAGGCTCTTCCTGTGTCTGTTAGTGCAGTTGATGATGCCAGTAATTATTCAACTGTGAGCACGACACCGAAGGAAACCGAAGCTTCTGAAGGGTCTGGTGATCATGATGACATACTGCCAGTCACACTGTTGAGCACCCCTACACCTCATCTGTTAGGCACATCAACCACACAAGGGCCTGCACAGGTAGAAATCAATTCTCCACAAGAAATGGAAGCTGTCCTTTCTGAAAGCACAACTCCATCTAGCCTTGGGATTGTGGAAGAAGAATTTGAGAAGGTGGAACAGGAAGGGCTTGGAGAGGAACCTAGTCAACAAGTCACCACATCCACTGAGGTTAACAGTTCTACTGTAACTTTCATCGTTGATGCAAGtgatgaggatgaggatgagTCTTCCGGAGAAAGAGAACCTGCAGGAAACGGTTCTTCAGTTGTTAACCATCCATACTTAAATGTGTCCACCATCACTCCTTCTAATCTAACAGAAATGCAAGACCACAATGAAACAAGTAGTGATAATGATGATAATCAGGCCAGCACTGTGGGAACCACGAAAAGTCTGGAGGTTACGTTTCTTCCTCATGGGACCCAAAGTCCCATCTGGCAAACTGTGGCCTCTTCCACAAACCCAGGAGAGTTCAGAGCAGATGTTGAATTCAGTGGGGAAGCAGCACTTACCACAGATGACATCAAAGCCGTAGATGAATCTGACTCCACCAATGCACCCATCAATGAGCAGACAATGCAAACCCAAAAACCATCCACTACAACAGCTTACAATGaagataatgatgatgatgataatgattatGAACTCATGACCAAAGCAAACACAGACAATATGGAAGATGAGAATGATGTCAAAACCACACCTGAGTCTTCTACTCTAGCTCCCAGACCCACACAGAGAGTGTTGGTCAGGACAGGCTACATTTCAGGTAAACAAactgtgttaaaaaatattgtctCAAGTTACAGACtgcaatttatattttaaaaactgcttggctgtctgggttaaatacaacccagcgctggatGAAATATGGACAAAGCCAGCGACTGGGTTGCTTTGatccagcggttgggttaaatcttTAACCCAatcttctgggtagttttatttaactataaaaaTTACTGGCTTAAtgtggctggcttaaaatgaacccaaaataggttgtaaattaaaaatcagacacataaatactagaggcatcagcaataatcaaaaggtgaacatttattacaaattatcaaatataaacaaattaataaatgttcatttccaacctattttgggttcattttaagcaagaattATAGTCATTTATAAGCAATAGTTAAGCTAAATAAAACttcccagaaggttgggttaaacatttaacccaactgctgggtcaaaacaacccagttttACCTAgtactgggttgtttttaacccagtattttttttagagtgtaccaATTCAGGTAACATTTTGAATCATAAACTTTTAGGAGTAATAGCACCCTCTACTGGTTGTTTACATTTCTTGAGCAAACCATATGCTCTCAAAAGGGGGCGCTCTTTCTCTCCAAACACTGGCAGATATATCTAAATACCTGGAAACCTGCAATGACTGATTACCAGGTCTATCAAAGAGTACAGTGCAGACAGATAGAGACAGAAAGAATTTATCGTAAGTGTGTAACCCCCATCACAACAAATAGTTTCAGTCGTGCATGAAGGAAGAGTTTGGTTTGGTGGGGCCATGATGACTAGAAACTGATAACAGAATGATTGGAAAGAAAGGGCAATGTGTTCAGTGCTGCCGCAGCTTGCTTTATGTAGGCAGAGGTTAACAGAACCAATCAGAGATCCAGATTTTGCCTGTTTTTTTGAGTTGTGGTCCACAAATTGTATGCTTTACTCTTAGTGCAACTTTTACTGCGTCACCACCTTGTGTTTAGTATAAtcatgctttattttaaatCCTTCACTTATGTATGATATTTTTAAAGTGAGCTATAAAAAACATGTGAATGGCTTTTAGATGCATGTCTGGAGAACCCTTGTAAAAATGGAGGCACATGTGTGGACAGCGGAGCAGGTCATAGGTGTCTCTGTCTACCCACTTACGGAGGAGACTTTTGCGAGACAGGTGAGTTTCCTGCATGCCTCATTATACGTCTACACTGGAAAAAGTGGAGCAATTGTTTCAGAACTTttaaatcttttacattttatatttggaTACCTAATGttgattctgttttgtttttttaatactttttacatCTCCCCACAAAGATCTAGAACACTGCGAACCAGGCTGGGAAAAGTTCCAAGGGTTTTGTTACAAACACTTCACCAAACGGCAAAAATGGGAGGTGGCAGAGCAGCACTGTCGCATGTGTGGAGGTCACCTGGTCTCTGTTATGTCACCTGAGGAACAGGAGTTTATCAATGGTACTTCTGAACAAGTGTTTGTAGAGTCGGCCCTTTCCTGTTGATCTAATCATTTTGACTTCTTATCATATGTTCAAAATTTTAACTTGATGGAACCTGATTTTAACCTGATGGAATGTGTATAACAAGGTGTCATAAGACAGGCTGTCAGTCTTTAAGTGGCGTTTATTTTTCAGGAACTCTTTCTGCCAGTAGGCGGGTCAAAAGTGAGCATCTTATGAgtgaattatcattttttttcaaatattttgttaGGTAAATTCAGGTACAAACCAAGTAAAGACTTTATTATAAGTAagtcattgaattatttactgaactaacttatttaaaaacactgaaactcCATTACAGTATTTACTGTAGACGTGAACCTTcatttggaactattttcattgGTGAAGTGCAAAAATAGACCAACTAAAATCCCAATCTTTTGTCTAGACTGTAAGTTAGCTTACTTAATACTAACTTCTTGTTTCTGAACTGTTGTATATCAGAAAAGCAGTAATCTTGCTTGAGTGATACTGCTTAAAGgagacatatcatgaaaatctgacttttttctgtgttaaagtgctataatcgggtccctGGTGTATCTACCAACCTAAAAAACGATATGAATGTTGTGCGtatgtgcaaaaaactgtccGACGTAtcatttacgcccttgaaaaatgtgatatcacCCGTCAGTGGCCAATTTCtatcaaatttctctcagacctttgggggcGTGAGTTGAACCGTGGTgaccatgtttttttaagatacaCAAATGACCTTGTAGACACTTGGCAGTTATGACTAACACCGTGTacaccgattttcatgttgataggacaaatgatTGCGTAGTTACAGCCATTTTTCATACAACCAAGTTTTTTCCCTCTTGTAGTGCCACCAATGGCCAAGctccataattttttttttcatgtgacctcagattgagctcttataTAAGTTGTCTGAGTGTGGAAGTGaaatctcattccgttcaggaattacaggcattttattaaaagtggcCCCGCCCTTTTTCAAACGTTTTGGTGTGCCTTTGCgacggtgagtcgaaagttaaACAGtcaaacctaggactagttcgcaaaagtagattttaaaaaaaaaatccaaaatacctgaAAAATTACAATCGAATCTGAGGTATGTATGTTGTCCggtgtgagccaaggattccaaaagcataagacacttgagtATGCAACTGACGGTTACAAGGGATTTTGTTCTTTTGATTGCTGCagtgcccccgtcaggccgactggggcaagccttggtcacgttgtaggcggtgtgagtactaccatccgtacaagtttcaagtctctacgacttacagtttggtctgcacaatcagttttacgcTGATccatgaccattctaacaattacaatagggttttagCACTACGCACTTGAACACCTAATAAACGTGATAATTTCCCAGCTGTTCTGCTTCACAGACATAACAGCCTGTTCTTCTAACACATTTGTGCTtctaacataaacttgtgtgtattcgacagtttaagcgcaataagagaTGAAAGaaaacttagtttagtactcacatgccatgtgTCAGCTGCTTTCTGTGTGCATGCTTCAGATGTCTGCGCTCAGAAAACAGTATATCAGAACTtaaaactaatatggtttaaaatgcatgatttcagtgtGGTAGAcctgataatcaaaaccaaacagatgtttttagcagagtatctgaggtatgagctgtaaaggcacagcacTGATCTAGAAAAGAAggcagggagcagcagctcatttgcatttaaagagacatggaTGAAAACCACGTGTTtgtgcttccactcaaaatgggCACTTTcaaaatgatctgtggggtattttgagctgaaatttcacagacacattctaggGACACTTGAGACTTCTATTACATATTGTAAGAAGAGGCATAATGGTCTCTTTTAAACTAAGTGTCAAATGAGGTGTGTTAAACTACTGAAGCGGTTTAGCTTACAGTACATAAAGGAATTCATAAAGAACCAGGTTTGTTGACATAACATTGAGAGGCCCTGCATTTTGTTCTGCATTTCTATACAATCATCAAAACATTGAAAGGCTTTGAACATGTCACCTAATTCATGCGAGTGAATGAGGGTTGCGTTAAAAGGTCCTGTGCATGTCTGTCATATACGATGCATCCGGGTGTTAAACTGGAATTGGCGTTGTTGTGTCTTACTGACAGTGTATGCTGGTTCTTtggtatttatgtgtttttctctttctttagaTAAATACAGGGAGTACCAGTGGACGGGTCTCAATGACAAAACCATTGAGGGAGATTTCCGTTGGTCAGATGGAAACCCTCTGGTGAGTCTATTGATCTGGCTTTCTGCTAAAAAATAAGTGTTTCTTCAAGGGTTTTCCACACTGGAACTTCAGTCATGACTtgtttatttcaaacttttgatcTGTCTCTCTGTATCAGTTGTATGAGAATTGGTATCGTGGACAACCAGACAGCTACTTCCTGTCAGGGGAGGATTGTGTTGTGATGGTGTGGTACGATGATGGGCGTTGGAGTGATATCCCTTGCAACTACCAGCTGTCCTACACCTGCAAGAAAGGCATTGGTGAGTACATCACTATTTGTGAGAGTGCTGGCGCCCAGGAAGTGCAAAAGTTCATCAcggtttgtttttctttagcaGCGTTCTGTGGCCAACCCCCTCTCTTGCTGCACGCTAAAATGTTTGGACGACGTCAGCTAAAGTACAGGGCCAATTCACAGGTGCGCTACTACTGTGAGCCAGGCTTCATCCAGAGACAAAACCCTATCATCACATGTCAGAGCAACGGACAGTGGGAGGAACCTAAGATCACTTGTTCACCAGGTAAagtcagttttattattttatattatattatttttagtgcTAACAAAATCAGGCGATTAATTTTTATAGTTTAACAGcgttataaatatttaatgcaggGGCGGAGCTAGAGTTGGCCACCCCTCttacaactgctgcttctgtcccTTTTTTAATtcgttaatttttttaacaatttgacagcactaataatcTTATATTATTGCGCCATTGACTCCAAATGGCTTAGAGTGTTAATTTCATGTATTTTGCTCACAGCAGGACCAGCGTACTCAAACGGAGAACTGGTAACATGGCCCACAGGTCAAAACAAGGAAATAATCATAGAagagacaacaacaaaaacaacaacacctgaGTATTTGGATATAAAATGGAACTTTTAAAACAAGCACACAGCATAGTAGCATTTCATTGTTTCTTTCACTCTCCTGTTTATCATGTCATCCCTTCGTTTATCCTCCTTAAAACATCAACTGATCAGCTCTACGAAGTTTTTATATAACAGTAATGTTGTATAAAAAATGGTCCCACTTAATGGTTTAATGGTACTTCCAATTGGATAACAGTATAACAGGATACTTAAATTAGACATAAGAGgtattaatgtttgtttttcatctctCAGTCCTTTTCTTCTCCTTTTTACTCTCTGTAGAACATGACACtgaattacattttgtaattctAAGATACCGTAAAAGCACACTTGATAAAATGCAATTTCCAAACAAAGCTTGTATCTGTTTGGTCCAGACACCTGTTCTGTTTCATTTcatccttttgttttttttttaataaattatgagataaaccTATGAACAAGTGCTCTCTAACATCAGCTGGTCTGAATCATTTACATTGTTACCCTGTAGTGACTAAATATGTCTGTCTTTAGCAGTATTACTTATCCATTCTTAAACATTTAGTGTCTTGTGTTTTTCCTCACTTAGAATTGTCTGCAAACCAAGACTCAACTTAAGATGAACTCAAGAACTCTTAAACTAACAGTGACCCAACGCTGtcataaactaatttaaaatactctgaaaaagcacaaaaaaataacttataCATCCATTGTTTTAATGTTGGGGCAGCAAAGCTTTATGAAGCAGGGACGATTCCTTATGCACTTCATAACCCACGTTGAGTCTTTTTATGGAAAGACAGCTGGTCATTCTATGACTTGGTGCTCAGTTTTTCAGGTCTGTATCGTACTCTGGAGGATAGCCATTTTCAGTGGACTACTATCAGTTTCATTTGTTTGAGAGATCCATCACTAACAAATCCATATTTTAGTTTTGGATGGCCTGAAACCAGGGCGTATTTTATCACTCTAGAAACATGAAATGAATCACATTCCAAGCAATCGGAGcaatcacaataaaaaaagttatcacAACAAGACATGTTTATGAATTTTCTTAcatatgtgaatatgtgtgtatccttaaaggagaagttcacttccaaaacaatttactcacccccatgtcatccaagatgttcatgtctttctttcttcagtcacaaagaaattaaggtttttgaggactTTCCATTCCTggaacattccaggatttttctccacataatagacttcaatggtggccaacaggttgaaggccTAAACTGCAGTTCAATGctgctttaaagggctctaaacaatcccagatgaggaataagggtcttatctagcgaaatgttcgcttattttctttaaaaaattaatatttatatactttttaacgacaaatgctcatcttgctcAAGGTCTGTGATGCATTGTGTAATCACACTGGAAAAGTAATGTGCGGTTAATTCCTCGTCTGTGTATTTCAGttgaaaaggtaaaacaaaaaatcaaattttctcctccaacttcaaaatcgtcttcaACATCGCACGTCTGCTTTGAAAACACTGGggcggtacttctgcctacctGAGGTTGAGccagtgcaagacaagcatttgtggttataaaagtatataaatttgtatttttcttagaaaatgatcgtttcgctagataagacctttatttctcggctgggattgtgtcgagccctttgaagctgcattgaaactgcattttggacctttaacctgttggccaccattgtagtccactataaggagacaaaacctggaatgtttttcttgaaaaaaaaaaaaaattctttttggctgaaaaaagaaagacatgaacatcttggatgacatgggggtaagtaaatgatcaggaaagtTCTGAAAGTGAACCTCTCCTTTAAGTGTTTCTAAGAATTAGTTTAACAAATCTGCGGTTAATATTCTAACTGGCATTACTAATAGTGCGCCTGTTATTTGTGAAACACTttgaaaaaaatagtttatggGACATTGTCTTTTGAGTTGACtgttttttgtagttttgaaACATAGTGCATGTGTATGTAACTTATACTGTAAATGACACTTTAGAATTGGCACAAAAAATGAGTATGTATAAATAcagatttcatatttcattGGCAATTTTATTCACACATTTTGCAATCTTActattttgttcatttacagtgttaaaataaataaataaaaacccaaCTCTAAGGCACCTTCCGGTATATGGTGCTaaacaatgtaacatttaaGATAATATGTTCCCTTTAGACAAGTTTACGAAAAAAacgttaatttaaaaaataaaagtcttgtGGAATCTGCATATGCATGTTGTTATAAATACAGTGACTGAATAATTGTTAGACTTGGAATACATACTATTCTTAGTGCTATTTATTTAAacgagaagttcacttccagaacaaaaatttacagataatttactcacccccttgtcatccaagatgtttttgtctttctttcttcagtcgtaaagaaattgtttcttaaagaaaaaaattccagaatttctctccaaataatggacttcaatggtgcctccaagtttgaacttccaaaatgcagtttaaatgcagcttcaaatggctttaaacgatcccagccaaggaaggtcttatctagcaaaatgatcggtcattttcaaaacaaattgacaatttatatagtttttaaccttaaatgcagGTCTCGTTTCGGCTCTGCGATGTGAATGCATAGTCTtatcgactaaagaaagaaagacacaaacatcttggatgacaagaacgaggtgagtaaattatctgtgaattttcgttctgaaagtgaacttctcctttaatgcctgTGCAGCTAAAACATACAGTGCGGCTTTAGTCAAAGCTATTGAGTTAGCATTTCAAGCTAGCAGCTATTCAAGCAGGAGTAAAGCCTTTGTGTCAATCCACTCTTAATTTGAAAGTCATGTTTTCCCAGGACTCAAAATGTTCTGCTTTAAAACAAGCTTAGTAAATGAACTTATATATAATCCAGACGTATGATAATGCTAGCTGTAATCCAGAATGATAACTGTATAGCTCATACATTCCCTTTCCTGCAGCGAGCCTCTAGTGGCGCTCATACTGTTACAGTCCACAAATGAAGGATACGTTCTGCATCTCTTTTGGGACTTCACTTTTAGGCCAGTATGCCAAGTGCAGACATTCTGTAGCAGAAATTTACCAGACAGCTAAACATAGAGCAGTTACCTGTAGCAATAAGCCCCATAAAGCCGCAAACTTTTGCTGGGATACCCAAAGCTACGAACCCCTGGTTCTGCAATCCCTCCGCAGTGCTCCCTTGGGTTGATGATGGGGAAACGTACACTGCCATCCTGCAGCCAGCCTCCATCGCAGTGGTCAAGCTGCTGAAACTTCCAAGATGAGTAAATCTGACCAACCTTCGCTATACTGGCACCATCCCGTTTGCAAGCACGCTCAGCCTCGGCAAAACTGAACGGCCCGGGAATGAAGAACACAGAACCTGGGAAAAGCAAAAAGTGAGGTATTctttaaacatttatgtatttatgtatgcaacatagaaataatgaataatgattTTGTATGTACAGTAACTGCATTTAGAGAACAGCTGTGATCTGCACAACAAAGTGAATCGTTTTCTAGGTGGAATTCCTGTAACTCTGTCATTATTGACATTCAAC
The sequence above is drawn from the Labeo rohita strain BAU-BD-2019 chromosome 16, IGBB_LRoh.1.0, whole genome shotgun sequence genome and encodes:
- the bcan gene encoding brevican core protein isoform X3, whose translation is MFLHILLGAICLFVLSSSTVLSPAADESTFLQVTIPDSPPVSAILGGSLTLPCLVSLSRTPSLGRHVVLTQPRVKWSFLSSNRETEILVARGERVKVSELYKGRASLLNYATSSADLTLRLDGLIHNDTGFYRCEVQHGLEDAHDQAQVKVKGVVFHYRNTSSRYAFTFDEAKDACEDIGAQIASPEQLLAEYHSGYEQCDAGWLSDRSVRYPIQMPREGCFGDMDGLPGVRNYGMVDNDELYDVYCYVENIHGEVFHASSPHRFSFLEAKTYCEQQGAQLATTGQLYAAWNDGLNHCSPGWLADGSVRYPIVTPRERCGGSEPGVKTVYRFSNQTGFPEPHTHYDTYCFRANSNSQTVPPIDHMATEPEDPEQHIVTLADSHEEYSVDQITQQSENEAQGAVESFPIYSMQTTSEPEEHSHTTSPQLDENSTYTESTTPTSTERYLESTEVTWQKVESVPEIYIDAKYIDFTQKGEPEIKASAIDGVESSNHRHYQPMPDTNLQPGEPVDFIPPTEAQPETTEEPPSQPKEIDGSKHFQPMPETNLEDEDKDNVTSEISMTTEGTTVEYDSSSANATQHAPVQSSPSTSLPEGATVEEDAGKITETPESDEDLGLFTHTSQSTSTSTSSTEGWLEGSGEDLTLISTQKSEHLVTSDGSPEHLVTSDGSPEHLVTSDKSYGASTPETMTESFSLTHLNSISTTFKPRHEDSSADHQNAEETSTEALPVSVSAVDDASNYSTVSTTPKETEASEGSGDHDDILPVTLLSTPTPHLLGTSTTQGPAQVEINSPQEMEAVLSESTTPSSLGIVEEEFEKVEQEGLGEEPSQQVTTSTEVNSSTVTFIVDASDEDEDESSGEREPAGNGSSVVNHPYLNVSTITPSNLTEMQDHNETSSDNDDNQASTVGTTKSLEVTFLPHGTQSPIWQTVASSTNPGEFRADVEFSGEAALTTDDIKAVDESDSTNAPINEQTMQTQKPSTTTAYNEDNDDDDNDYELMTKANTDNMEDENDVKTTPESSTLAPRPTQRVLVRTGYISDACLENPCKNGGTCVDSGAGHRCLCLPTYGGDFCETDLEHCEPGWEKFQGFCYKHFTKRQKWEVAEQHCRMCGGHLVSVMSPEEQEFINDKYREYQWTGLNDKTIEGDFRWSDGNPLLYENWYRGQPDSYFLSGEDCVVMVWYDDGRWSDIPCNYQLSYTCKKGIAAFCGQPPLLLHAKMFGRRQLKYRANSQVRYYCEPGFIQRQNPIITCQSNGQWEEPKITCSPGPAYSNGELVTWPTGQNKEIIIEETTTKTTTPEYLDIKWNF
- the bcan gene encoding brevican core protein isoform X1, with translation MFLHILLGAICLFVLSSSTVLSPAADESTFLQVTIPDSPPVSAILGGSLTLPCLVSLSRTPSLGRHVVLTQPRVKWSFLSSNRETEILVARGERVKVSELYKGRASLLNYATSSADLTLRLDGLIHNDTGFYRCEVQHGLEDAHDQAQVKVKGVVFHYRNTSSRYAFTFDEAKDACEDIGAQIASPEQLLAEYHSGYEQCDAGWLSDRSVRYPIQMPREGCFGDMDGLPGVRNYGMVDNDELYDVYCYVENIHGEVFHASSPHRFSFLEAKTYCEQQGAQLATTGQLYAAWNDGLNHCSPGWLADGSVRYPIVTPRERCGGSEPGVKTVYRFSNQTGFPEPHTHYDTYCFRANSNSQTVPPIDHMATEPEDPEQHIVTLADSHEEYSVDQITQQSENEAQGAVESFPIYSMQTTSEPEEHSHTTSPQLDENSTYTESTTPTSTERYLESTEVTWQKVESVPEIYIDAKYIDFTQKGEPEIKASAIDGVESSNHRHYQPMPDTNLQPGEPVDFIPPTEAQPETTEEPPSQPKEIDGSKHFQPMPETNLEDEDKDNVTSEISMTTEGTTVEYDSSSANATQHAPVQSSPSTSLPEGATVEEDAGKITETPESDEDLGLFTHTSQSTSTSTSSTEGWLEGSGEDLTLISTQKSEHLVTSDGSPEHLVTSDGSPEHLVTSDKSYGASTPETMTESFSLTHLNSISTTFKPRHEDSSADHQNAEETSTEALPVSVSAVDDASNYSTVSTTPKETEASEGSGDHDDILPVTLLSTPTPHLLGTSTTQGPAQVEINSPQEMEAVLSESTTPSSLGIVEEEFEKVEQEGLGEEPSQQVTTSTEVNSSTVTFIVDASDEDEDESSGEREPAGNGSSVVNHPYLNVSTITPSNLTEMQDHNETSSDNDDNQASTVGTTKSLEVTFLPHGTQSPIWQTVASSTNPGEFRADVEFSGEAALTTDDIKAVDESDSTNAPINEQTMQTQKPSTTTAYNEDNDDDDNDYELMTKANTDNMEDENDVKTTPESSTLAPRPTQRVLVRTGYISDACLENPCKNGGTCVDSGAGHRCLCLPTYGGDFCETDLEHCEPGWEKFQGFCYKHFTKRQKWEVAEQHCRMCGGHLVSVMSPEEQEFINDKYREYQWTGLNDKTIEGDFRWSDGNPLLYENWYRGQPDSYFLSGEDCVVMVWYDDGRWSDIPCNYQLSYTCKKGIAAFCGQPPLLLHAKMFGRRQLKYRANSQVRYYCEPGFIQRQNPIITCQSNGQWEEPKITCSPAGPAYSNGELVTWPTGQNKEIIIEETTTKTTTPEYLDIKWNF